A section of the Marmota flaviventris isolate mMarFla1 chromosome 19, mMarFla1.hap1, whole genome shotgun sequence genome encodes:
- the Pvrig gene encoding transmembrane protein PVRIG, translated as MPLVLLWALLTLCISAGTPEVWVQVQMETTELPTFTVRCGFLGSGSISLVTVSCGGPDGAGGTSLAVLYPEFGIRYWAPVRQAHWETKSSIFLTLEGSAARSPWANTTFCCKFVSFPSGSQEACGDKGLPAPSPAPILRADLAGIFGASGILLCGCIFVLHFIHRQRHRSVAQLQPPLSSARAQRRTQATSQTSLCSLHLPDTPTTLCPAAPNMGHPHQRLSQWALLPIHTACQTQVPATRGSLLATPHSSFISVENGLYAWAGERPPCTGPNLSPSPDSLGPRVMEGYSGV; from the exons ATGCCTCTGGTCCTGCTCTGGGCACTGCTGACCCTCTGCATCTCTGCAG GGACCCCAGAGGTGTGGGTGCAAGTCCAGATGGAGACCACTGAGCTCCCAACCTTCACTGTCCGCTGTGGGTTCCTTGGGTCTGGCTCCATCTCCCTGGTGACCGTGAGCTGCGGGGGGCCTGATGGTGCTGGAGGAACCAGTCTGGCTGTGTTGTACCCAGAATTTGGAATCAGGTATTGGGCCCCTGTCCGCCAGGCCCACTGGGAAACCAAAAGCAGCATCTTCCTCACTCTGGAAGGGTCAGCGGCCAGAAGCCCTTGGGCCAACACCACTTTCTGCTGCAAGTTCGTTTCCTTCCCCAGTGGCTCCCAGGAAGCCTGTGGAGACAAAG GGCTCCCGGCTCCCTCTCCAGCCCCCATTCTGCGGGCAGACCTGGCCGGGATCTTTGGAGCCTCAGGGATCCTCCTGTGTGGCTGCATCTTCGTCCTACACTTCATACATCGGCAGAGGCATCG gtCTGTCGCTCAGCTTCAGCCACCCCTCTCCAGCGCCCGGGCCCAGAGGAGAACTCAG GCCACCAGCCAAACCTCCCTGTGCAGTCTCCACCTCCCTGATACCCCCACCACCCTCTGCCCAGCAGCTCCGAACATGGGGCACCCCCACCAGCGACTGTCCCAGTGGGCATTGCTCCCCATTCACACTGCATGCCAAACCCAGGTACCTGCCACCCGTGGGTCCCTGCTGGCCACTCCACACAGCAGTTTTATCTCTGTTGAGAATGGACTCTATGCTTGGGCAGGAGAGAGGCCTCCCTGCACTGGCCCCAACCTCAGCCCTTCCCCTGACTCTTTGGGGCCCAGGGTCATGGAGGGGTACTCAGGAGTTTGA